One genomic region from Sander lucioperca isolate FBNREF2018 chromosome 3, SLUC_FBN_1.2, whole genome shotgun sequence encodes:
- the cog8 gene encoding conserved oligomeric Golgi complex subunit 8: MAAVDVEDESILASIFKDSFPDSWKDNPDFATYLSELSSFGLEKLSREPERLAEERAQILQQTRELAFSNYQTFIRTADCTQHIYRDFGRVEGSVSRLLDKLPGFGERCRGFVKEAEEIGASRRMNSLTLNRHTEILEILEIPQLMDTCVRNGYYEEALELAAYAKRLEKKHASLPVIQGIVREVRQSTQLMLNQLLQQLRSNSQLPACLRVIGYLRRMDVFTEAELRVKFLQARGTWLHSILAAVADDDPYFHITKTIEACRVHLFDIITQYRAIFSDDDPLLPHAGGQAAVNEAAIFHGWVVQKVAEFLATLERDLQRGVGGRLDSLLGQCMYFGLSFSRVGADFRGQLAPMFQRVAAETFGRAVREAADSFQEDMNVYTLIALPSVLGGSIPHTAAPGAQPGALQPPMALLDFQPLACFLNNVLTAFNDLRLCCPVGLAQDVTACLQDALKTVTRQIVAFHRAEESAFSSREKELFVHFCCSYADDLLPFLNRCLQVLFPPAQLALILGVPATQLHRYGGLGCIDIAAVLQPLDFVLPQRETLAPLAPEPELDIAAELGSLTFDTQLKETDPGVTVEDVRPETLPPATPAAHRDSDEQDEDTIQDEDFSLD, from the exons ATGGCGGCGGTAGACGTGGAGGATGAGAGTATCCTGGCGTCGATTTTTAAGGATAGCTTCCCGGACAGCTGGAAGGACAACCCGGACTTCGCGACCTACCTGTCCGAGCTGAGCTCCTTCGGGCTGGAGAAGCTGAGCCGGGAGCCGGAGCGGCTGGCGGAGGAGCGGGCTCAGATCCTGCAGCAGACCCGGGAGCTGGCCTTCTCCAACTACCAGACCTTCATCCGTACCGCGGACTGCACCCAGCACATCTACCGGGACTTCGGCCGGGTGGAGGGCAGCGTGTCCCGGCTGCTGGACAAGCTGCCCGGCTTCGGGGAAAGATGCAG GGGCTTCGTGAAGGAGGCGGAGGAGATCGGAGCCAGCCGGCGGATGAACAGCCTCACGCTGAACCGGCACACGGAGATCCTGGAGATCCTGGAGATCCCGCAGCTCATGGACACCTGCGTCCGCAACGGCTACTACGAGGAGGCTCTGGAGCTGGCGGCGTACGCCAAGAGGCTGGAGAAGAAGCACGCCTCGCTCCCCGTCATCCAG GGGATCGTGCGTGAAGTCCGCCAGTCGACCCAGCTGATGCTCAACCAGCTGTTGCAGCAGCTGCGCAGCAACTCCCAGCTGCCGGCGTGCCTGCGCGTGATTGGCTACCTGCGGCGCATGGACGTGTTCACGGAGGCGGAGCTAAGGGTCAAGTTCCTGCAGGCGCGCGGCACCTGGCTGCACTCCATCCTCGCCGCCGTCGCCGACGACGACCCCTACTTCCACATCACCAAAACCATCGAGGCGTGCCGGGTGCACCTGTTTGACATCATCACGCAGTACCGAGCCATCTTCTCGGACGACGACCCGCTGCTGCCGCACGCCGGCGGCCAGGCCGCCGTGAACGAAGCCGCCATCTTCCACGGCTGGGTGGTGCAGAAG GTGGCGGAGTTTTTGGCGACGTTGGAGCGGGACCTGCAGCGTGGCGTGGGCGGCCGCCTGGACTCCCTGCTGGGCCAGTGCATGTACTTCGGTCTGTCCTTCAGCAGAGTCGGGGCCGACTTCCGCGGCCAGCTGGCGCCCATGTTCCAGCGCGTGGCGGCGGAGACATTCGGCCGAGCCGTGCGGGAGGCGGCCGACTCGTTCCAGGAGGACATGAACGTGTACACGCTCATCGCCCTGCCCTCGGTGCTGGGCGGTAGCATCCCTCACACGGCGGCGCCTGGCGCCCAGCCCGGCGCGCTGCAGCCGCCCATGGCTCTGCTGGACTTCCAGCCGCTGGCCTGCTTCCTCAACAACGTCCTGACCGCCTTCAACGACCTGCGGCTCTGCTGCCCCGTCGGGCTGGCGCAGGACGTCACCGCGTGTCTCCAGGACGCACTGAAGACg GTGACCCGTCAGATTGTGGCGTTTCACCGTGCCGAGGAGTCGGCGttcagcagcagagagaaggaGCTGTTTGTTCACTTCTGCTGTTCGTACGCTGACGACCTACTGCCGTTCCTCAACCGCTGCCTGCAGGTCCTGTTCCCTCCGGCTCAGCTCGCTCTCATCCTAG gAGTTCCTGCGACTCAGCTGCACCGGTACGGCGGTCTGGGCTGCATCGACATCGCCGCCGTCCTCCAGCCGCTGGACTTCGTGCTGCCGCAGAGAGAGACGTTAGCGCCGCTGGCGCCGGAGCCGGAGCTCGACATCGCCGCCGAACTGGGCAGCCTGACGTTTGACACGCAACTCAAAGAAACCGATCCGGGCGTCACGGTGGAGGACGTGCGCCCCGAAACACTGCCGCCTGCGACCCCGGCCGCTCACAGAGACTCTGACGAGCAAGATGAAGATACAATACAGGATGAAGACTTTTCTTTGGACTGA